In Aegilops tauschii subsp. strangulata cultivar AL8/78 chromosome 3, Aet v6.0, whole genome shotgun sequence, one genomic interval encodes:
- the LOC109784116 gene encoding pentatricopeptide repeat-containing protein At2g13420, mitochondrial isoform X1, whose protein sequence is MLRSLAAAANAMAATRRLLCTGTADVAPSLTHLLALPAVTPSPTADELARLLLAHHNPFHPSESPLQLLSGGGVSLSQELLVQILLRLRGASKLALSLLNAVRLHPSVSSPPNADAYDAVVDALGRAHQFDAAWRLVVEAAADGAATPRTFAVLARRYVAAGLTRQAVRAFDDMEAFLGREPDAQEFTTLLDTLCKYKYPKVAVEIFNKRKYKYEPNEKMYTILIYGWCKVNRSDMSQKFLKDMIDHGIEPNLVTYNILLNGICRHASLHPDNRFDRTVNAAENLLKEMSDRGIEPDVTSYSIILHVYSRAHKAELCLCMFRSMKDRGICPTVATYTSVIKCLASCGRLEDAEKLLGEMVSEGVCPSPATYNCFFKEYRGRKDVSGALELYNKMKAPCSPTAPDIHSYNILLGMFIKLDRHETVMELWNDMCESTVGPDLDSYTLLIHGFCVKEKWKEACQFFMEMIEKGFLPQKITFETLYRGLIQADMLRTWRRLKKRVDEESAKFGDEYKSYHIKPYKR, encoded by the exons atGCTGCGCTCGCTCGCGGCCGCCGCCAACGCCATGGCAGCCACCCGCCGCCTCCTATGCACGGGAACCGCAGATGTGGCCCCCTCCCTAACCCACCTCCTCGCTCTGCCTGCCGTCACTCCGTCGCCCACCGCCGACGAGCTCGCGCGCCTGCTCCTCGCGCACCACAACCCCTTCCACCCGTCCGAGTCGCCCCTCCAGCTCCTCTCCGGCGGGGGCGTCTCCCTCTCCCAGGAGCTCCTCGTGCAgatcctcctccgcctccgcGGCGCGTCCAAGCTCGCGCTCTCACTCCTCAACGCCGTCCGCCTCCACCCGTCCGTCTCCTCCCCGCCGAACGCCGACGCCTACGACGCCGTCGTCGACGCCCTCGGCCGGGCGCACCAGTTCGACGCCGCGTGGCGGCTCGTCGTCGAGGCCGCGGCGGACGGCGCCGCCACGCCCCGCACGTTCGCGGTGCTCGCCAGGAGGTACGTCGCCGCGGGATTGACCAGGCAGGCGGTGCGCGCGTTCGACGACATGGAGGCTTTCCTAGGGAGAGAGCCCGATGCGCAGGAGTTCACCACTCTTCTCGACACGCTCTGCAAGTACAAGTATCCCAAG GTTGCTGTGGAGATATTCAATAAAAGAAAATACAAATATGAACCAAATGAAAAGATGTACACTATCCTAATTTATGGCTGGTGCAAGGTAAACCGAAGTGACATGTCTCAGAAATTCCTAAAAGATATGATTGATCATGGGATAGAGCCGAACCTAGTTACATACAACATTCTCTTAAATGGTATCTGTAGGCATGCAAGTTTGCACCCTGATAACCGGTTTGATAGAACAGTTAACGCAGCTGAGAATCTCTTGAAGGAGATGAGTGACAGGGGAATTGAACCAGATGTAACGAGCTACTCAATCATCCTGCATGTTTACAGTCGTGCACATAAAGCTGAGCTATGTTTGTGTATGTTCCGCTCGATGAAGGATAGAGGCATTTGCCCCACAGTGGCAACCTACACTTCTGTGATCAAGTGCCTTGCTTCGTGTGGGAGACTGGAAGATGCTGAGAAGTTGCTCGGTGAGATGGTTAGTGAGGGGGTGTGTCCCTCCCCAGCGACCTACAATTGCTTCTTCAAAGAGTACCGAGGGAGAAAAGATGTTAGTGGCGCCCTTGAATTGTACAACAAGATGAAGGCTCCTTGTTCACCAACTGCACCAGATATTCATAGTTACAATATATTGCTTGGAATGTTCATCAAGTTGGACCGACATGAAACTGTTATGGAACTTTGGAATGATATGTGTGAGAGCACCGTGGGTCCTGATCTTGATTCATATACATTGCTGATTCATGGTTTTTGTGTCAAGGAAAAGTGGAAGGAGGCATGCCAGTTCTTCATGGAAATGATAGAGAAAGGTTTTCTTCCCCAGAAGATCACCTTTGAAACACTGTATCGCGGTCTTATACAAGCGGACATGTTAAGGACCTGGAGAAGGCTGAAAAAAAGGGTTGATGAAGAATCAGCAAAATTTGGCGATGAATACAAATCATATCACATCAAGCCTTACAAGAGGTGA
- the LOC109784116 gene encoding pentatricopeptide repeat-containing protein At2g13420, mitochondrial isoform X2 — protein MLRSLAAAANAMAATRRLLCTGTADVAPSLTHLLALPAVTPSPTADELARLLLAHHNPFHPSESPLQLLSGGGVSLSQELLVQILLRLRGASKLALSLLNAVRLHPSVSSPPNADAYDAVVDALGRAHQFDAAWRLVVEAAADGAATPRTFAVLARRYVAAGLTRQAVRAFDDMEAFLGREPDAQEFTTLLDTLCKYKYPKVAVEIFNKRKYKYEPNEKMYTILIYGWCKACKFAP, from the exons atGCTGCGCTCGCTCGCGGCCGCCGCCAACGCCATGGCAGCCACCCGCCGCCTCCTATGCACGGGAACCGCAGATGTGGCCCCCTCCCTAACCCACCTCCTCGCTCTGCCTGCCGTCACTCCGTCGCCCACCGCCGACGAGCTCGCGCGCCTGCTCCTCGCGCACCACAACCCCTTCCACCCGTCCGAGTCGCCCCTCCAGCTCCTCTCCGGCGGGGGCGTCTCCCTCTCCCAGGAGCTCCTCGTGCAgatcctcctccgcctccgcGGCGCGTCCAAGCTCGCGCTCTCACTCCTCAACGCCGTCCGCCTCCACCCGTCCGTCTCCTCCCCGCCGAACGCCGACGCCTACGACGCCGTCGTCGACGCCCTCGGCCGGGCGCACCAGTTCGACGCCGCGTGGCGGCTCGTCGTCGAGGCCGCGGCGGACGGCGCCGCCACGCCCCGCACGTTCGCGGTGCTCGCCAGGAGGTACGTCGCCGCGGGATTGACCAGGCAGGCGGTGCGCGCGTTCGACGACATGGAGGCTTTCCTAGGGAGAGAGCCCGATGCGCAGGAGTTCACCACTCTTCTCGACACGCTCTGCAAGTACAAGTATCCCAAG GTTGCTGTGGAGATATTCAATAAAAGAAAATACAAATATGAACCAAATGAAAAGATGTACACTATCCTAATTTATGGCTGGTGCAAG GCATGCAAGTTTGCACCCTGA
- the LOC120961913 gene encoding OVARIAN TUMOR DOMAIN-containing deubiquitinating enzyme 4 isoform X2, with protein MSDRELPPPLRSIRITGDGRCLFRSVAYGACIRRGKQSPSDSVQKELADELRAKVADEFIKRRGDTEWFLEGNFESYVRKMRKPHAWGGEPELLMCSHVLGMPITVHMYTKGADNPRIIAEYGQEYGKDNPVRVLYDGYGHYDALQPSLVRTQPRLRGA; from the exons ATGTCGGACCGGGAGCTCCCGCCGCCGCTGCGATCCATCC GAATCACAGGGGACGGGAGATGCCTGTTCCGGTCCGTGGCTTACGGCGCCTGCATAAGGAGAGGCAAGCAGTCGCCGAGCGACAGCGTCCAGAAGGAACTCGCCGACGAGCTTCGAGCAAAG GTTGCAGATGAGTTCATCAAGCGAAGAGGAGATACCGAATG GTTCCTCGAAGGCAATTTCGAGAGCTATGTGCGTAAGATGAGAAAGCCTCATGCCTGGGGTGGAGAACCTGAGCTGCTCATGTGCTCCCACGTCCTTGG GATGCCCATCACCGTCCACATGTACACCAAGGGCGCCGATAACCCCAGGATCATAGCAGAGTATGGCCAGGAGTACGGCAAGGACAACCCGGTCCGTGTTCTATACGACGGTTATGGGCACTACGACGCGCTGCAGCCATCTCTTGTAAGAACACAACCAAGACT GAGAGGAGCGTAG
- the LOC120961913 gene encoding OVARIAN TUMOR DOMAIN-containing deubiquitinating enzyme 4 isoform X1 codes for MSDRELPPPLRSIRITGDGRCLFRSVAYGACIRRGKQSPSDSVQKELADELRAKVADEFIKRRGDTEWFLEGNFESYVRKMRKPHAWGGEPELLMCSHVLGMPITVHMYTKGADNPRIIAEYGQEYGKDNPVRVLYDGYGHYDALQPSLERSVANRRMTRYVSFFYYFSRAAA; via the exons ATGTCGGACCGGGAGCTCCCGCCGCCGCTGCGATCCATCC GAATCACAGGGGACGGGAGATGCCTGTTCCGGTCCGTGGCTTACGGCGCCTGCATAAGGAGAGGCAAGCAGTCGCCGAGCGACAGCGTCCAGAAGGAACTCGCCGACGAGCTTCGAGCAAAG GTTGCAGATGAGTTCATCAAGCGAAGAGGAGATACCGAATG GTTCCTCGAAGGCAATTTCGAGAGCTATGTGCGTAAGATGAGAAAGCCTCATGCCTGGGGTGGAGAACCTGAGCTGCTCATGTGCTCCCACGTCCTTGG GATGCCCATCACCGTCCACATGTACACCAAGGGCGCCGATAACCCCAGGATCATAGCAGAGTATGGCCAGGAGTACGGCAAGGACAACCCGGTCCGTGTTCTATACGACGGTTATGGGCACTACGACGCGCTGCAGCCATCTCTT GAGAGGAGCGTAGCTAACCGGAGAATGACGCGCTATGTAAGCTTCTTCTACTACTTCTCTAGGGCCGCCGCATAA